The following proteins are encoded in a genomic region of Thunnus maccoyii chromosome 8, fThuMac1.1, whole genome shotgun sequence:
- the tmsb1 gene encoding thymosin beta 1, whose amino-acid sequence MSDDNPVKQEVQQFNKKSLRKTSTNEKNHLPTKEEIEEEKKAMKEGK is encoded by the exons ATGAGCGACGACAATCCAGTCAAACAGGAGGTGCAGCAGTTTAACAAGAAAAGTCTAAGGAAGACTAGCACAAACGAAAAGAACCATCTTCCAACCAAGGAGG AAattgaagaggagaagaaagccATGAAGGAAGGGAAATAA